TATATGAAGCAGCTTCGAACGAGATTGCAAAAGAGATTTCAGCATGGCCGACTCCCATAAATTGTGTCTGAACAGCGCTGACGCAAATCAGATCGTAGTAGGTTTATTGTATCACAATCGACCAGCTTTTGCCAAGCATAGAAAGCAGTTTACAAAGAAAAGAAACGCCGCTTGTACGTTGAATTGACAGGCACAGACGAAAAAAAGACAAATTTCTTTTACTTGCGTCAGTTGGTGTTATATAATGGCCTTATCTACTTGGGTAATAATTTCTCTATTATTTGTTTTCAGGATGGACCTGAATGCACGTCGCAAGGAAGCAAGCAGAAAAAACTGCCTGTTCAACCTTTAGAAGTATTCTGCCCATAAGCATCTCTGCAAGCTGACGAGAGCGCTCTGAAAATACCCGCCGACGGACGAAAGCACCAAGCTTTTGATTTGCAGCGGTTAGGAGAGTGGGCATTTTCATTGGAGCGCCTTTTCAGTAGCTTTCGGCTACGCGTTCCGGGGCTGTTCCCCGAACGGTTTCCAAAGGTGTCCTTTGGCGAGTCTTTGCTTACTTTCGCCTCGTAGCGAAAGTAAGTGCCCGCCCCGACATGAGGGGCAAGCCTGCGCTAACAGAAATTTCCGTTTTAGAAAATTTTAAAAATATTTTTTGAAACGCTCTCGTCGATTATCAGAAACAAAACATAAATCCTCAGATCACAAAAAGGAGGAGACCGGGATGAAATCCCTGCTTTCATTCAAACGAACCTGGCTGTTCCTGTTGCTGCCGCTGTCGCTGGCTGTTTCGTATGTCGCTTACAGACAACCGGCTTTGGCGGAATGGTATGCCGTAACGATTTACCCTATCTTTTCTTTAGGAGAAAACCGTATTACCTCTCTGGTTCCCTTTTCGATAATGGAACTGCTTCTGGCCGCCCTGGCCATTCTTCTCCCCGCACTGCTGATTCGCCTGATTGTTCGGCTGGTCCGCCGCAAGCAGGAACGAAACATGCTTTTTCTGCGCGCTCTGGCCTCTCTGCTTTGCGCGGCGGGCGTGGTCACCTTCTGGTTTATGATCAGCTGCGGCATCAACTATTCGCGTTACCCGTTTGCGCAGGTTTCAGGCCTGACGGTACGGCCCTCCTCCACCGAGGAACTCAAAAAACTCTGCACAGAGCTAGCTCAGCAGGCCAACCGCGACCGAGCCGGAATTGAAACGGACAGCCAGGGCGTCGCCGTCCTCTCTGACCGTAAAAAAGCGGCAGAAACAGCTCGGGCTGTGATGGACTCGATGGAAGCACGATACCCCACCTTAAAAAGCGGCTACGGAGCGCCGAAAGCCGTAATGGCTTCGCGCCTGATGTCGTACCTGGACATAACCGGAGTTTACTTTCCCTTTACTATGGAAGCGAATGTCAATGTGGATGCTCCAGCTTACGGTATTCCCGCCACCATGCTGCACGAGCTGAGCCACGTGCGCGGCTACATGCGTGAGGACGAAGCCAATTTCATCGCATACCTGGCCGGGCGAGACAGCACAAGCCCTGTGTTTGCCTATTCCGGAACGATACTGGCTTTTATTTACGCAAACAATGCCCTATACTCCGCAGACCAAAAAGCCGGGCAGGAAACTTATTCCCAGCTGGATTCCGGTGCGCAGAAGGACCTTGCCGCAGCCGGCGCTTACTGGAAGCAGTTTGAAGGCCCGGCGGCGAAAGTGGCTGCAAAAGTCAATGACAGCTACCTGAAATCAAACCGTCAGGAGGACGGCGTGAAAAGCTATGGCCGGATGGTCGATCTTCTGCTTGCGGATTACCGGCAGCGTCACGGTCTGAAATAAGCGTACCCTCAATACTTTGGGCAATCCCCTTTCAAACCGGCCGAAGGCTGCTGCG
Above is a window of Faecalispora anaeroviscerum DNA encoding:
- a CDS encoding DUF3810 domain-containing protein; the protein is MKSLLSFKRTWLFLLLPLSLAVSYVAYRQPALAEWYAVTIYPIFSLGENRITSLVPFSIMELLLAALAILLPALLIRLIVRLVRRKQERNMLFLRALASLLCAAGVVTFWFMISCGINYSRYPFAQVSGLTVRPSSTEELKKLCTELAQQANRDRAGIETDSQGVAVLSDRKKAAETARAVMDSMEARYPTLKSGYGAPKAVMASRLMSYLDITGVYFPFTMEANVNVDAPAYGIPATMLHELSHVRGYMREDEANFIAYLAGRDSTSPVFAYSGTILAFIYANNALYSADQKAGQETYSQLDSGAQKDLAAAGAYWKQFEGPAAKVAAKVNDSYLKSNRQEDGVKSYGRMVDLLLADYRQRHGLK